A single window of Pseudophryne corroboree isolate aPseCor3 chromosome 5, aPseCor3.hap2, whole genome shotgun sequence DNA harbors:
- the MRPL55 gene encoding large ribosomal subunit protein mL55 → MALHAFLRSLQNIAHRSLLPASHPLHTAAELQNSNRACTGRSGRKAYLRTYPVLLVQPDGSTISIQYKEPRRLLTMPLDISTLSEEQRKVRLRLRNRPKKGSATKEKDIYDDSNLDRYSKFWKKK, encoded by the exons ATGGCTTTGCACGCATTTCTCCG CTCTCTGCAGAACATCGCACACAGGAGTCTTCTCCCAGCCTCCCATCCGCTGCACACGGCGGCCGAGCTGCAGAACTCAAACAGAGCCTGCACGGGGCGGTCCGGCAGGAAGGCTTATCTGAGGACGTATCCGGTTCTGCTGGTGCAGCCGGACggatcaaccatctccatccagtaTAAGGAGCCGCGCAGGCTGCTGACT ATGCCGTTGGACATTTCCACACTGTCGGAGGAGCAGCGCAAGGTTCGGCTGCGCCTCAGGAATCGGCCCAAGAAGGGCAGCGCCACAAAGGAAAAGGACATCTACGACGATTCCAATTTGGATCGATACAGTAAATTCTGGAAGAAAAAATAA